A genomic region of Bacteroidota bacterium contains the following coding sequences:
- a CDS encoding Crp/Fnr family transcriptional regulator produces MEELIKKIKDNIHLSIEAEDYLISISKERTTPKGSTLIRQGQKVDKVYFVKSGCLRSYLTDRHGKEHTLHFAIENNWISDYIAFHDNQLATLTIESLTESNIIEFNAENIFGMLSKFPELEPFQRGNLVRLSISLEKRILNQLQLSAAERYDLFLKDYPDVEQHTRNYHIASYLGITQESLSRIRVEKAKR; encoded by the coding sequence ATGGAAGAATTAATAAAAAAAATAAAAGACAACATACATTTAAGTATAGAAGCAGAAGACTATCTTATTTCTATTTCAAAAGAAAGAACAACTCCTAAAGGCTCAACTCTCATTCGACAGGGACAAAAGGTGGATAAAGTATATTTTGTAAAAAGTGGATGTCTTCGTTCGTATCTCACCGATAGACATGGGAAAGAACACACCCTGCATTTCGCGATTGAAAATAACTGGATCAGCGACTATATCGCTTTTCATGATAATCAACTTGCGACGTTGACAATAGAAAGTCTTACCGAATCTAATATCATAGAATTTAATGCTGAAAATATTTTTGGAATGCTTTCTAAATTCCCAGAATTAGAACCCTTTCAAAGGGGAAATTTAGTACGCCTTTCCATAAGTCTAGAAAAAAGAATCTTAAATCAGTTACAATTATCCGCAGCCGAACGCTATGACTTGTTTTTAAAGGATTACCCTGATGTAGAACAGCATACTCGAAACTATCACATAGCGTCATATTTAGGTATTACACAAGAAAGTTTGAGCCGAATAAGAGTAGAAAAAGCAAAAAGATAA